The genomic interval ACAAAGAAACGATCCAATTGATCAAGATACACAATGGGGATTGTATCCATACGATTTTGAATTTCTCGACAAATATAATCTGTTTCGTTATTCTAAGTGGTTATTCTATTTTAGGTAATGAAAAACTTGTTATTCTTAACTCTTGGGTTCAAGAATTCCTATATAACTTAAGCGACACAATAAAAGCTTTTTCAATTCTTTTATTAACTGATTTATGTATAGGATTCCATTCGCCCCACGGTTGGGAACTAATGATTGGCTCTTTATACAAAGATTTTGGATTTGCTCATAACGATCAAATTATATCCGGTCTTGTTTCCACTTTTCCGGTCATTCTAGATACAATTTTAAAATATTTGATCTTCCGTTATTTAAATCGTGTATCTCCCTCACTTGTAGTGATTTATCATTCAATGAATGACTGAAAAATGATTCACTGATCAAATTATAATGGTTGTTACTTTGTACATAAGCAAAACATTCAAAATTGTACTTATTCTTTCTACTCCTACAAGGAATTCTTCCTATATTCCATTAATATTTTTTTAGTAAATAGCAGAATCATAGATAGGGAACTATACTAGACTAGGGACCTACCTAATTTTATTGTATAAATTTTCGATACCAATGATTGGACCATGCAAACTATAAATACTCTTTTTTCTTGGATAAAGGAAGAGATTACTCGATCCATTTCCATATCGCTCATGATATATATAATCACTAGGACACCCAGTTCAAACGCATATCCCATTTTTGCACAGCAGGGTTATGAAAATCCACGAGAAGCGACTGGCCGTATTGTATGTGCCAATTGCCATTTAGCTAATAAACCCGTAGATATCGAGGTTCCACAAGCGGTACTTCCTGATACTGTATTTGAAGCAGTTGTTCGAATTCCTTATGATATGCAACTGAAACAAGTTCTTGCTAATGGTAAAAAGGGAGCTTTGAATGTAGGGGCTGTTCTTATTTTACCTGAGGGGTTTGAATTAGCCCCTCCCGATCGTATTTCGCCCGAGATTAAAGAAAAGATAGGCAATCTGTCTTTTCAAAACTATCGCCCTACTAAAAAAAATATTCTTGTGATAGGTCCTGTTCCTGGTCAGAAATATAGCGAAGTAACCTTTCCTATTCTTTCTCCAGACCCCGCTACTAAGAAAGATGTTCACTTCTTAAAATATCCCATATATGTAGGCGGGAACAGGGGAAGGGGTCAGATTTATCCCGACGGTAGCAAGAGTAACAATAATGTTTATAATGCTACAACAGCGGGTATAGTAAGCAAAATAATACGCAAAGAAAAAGGAGGATACGAAATAACCATAGTGGATGCATCGGATGGACGTCAAGTGGTTGATATTATCCCCCCGGGACCGGAACTTCTTGTTTCAGAGGGCGAATCTATCAAACTTGATCAACCATTAACGAGTAATCCTAATGTGGGTGGATTTGGTCAGGGGGATGCTGAAATCGTACTTCAAGATCCATTACGTGTCCAAGGCCTTTTGTTCTT from Juglans regia voucher JREG20151001 chloroplast, complete genome carries:
- the cemA gene encoding envelope membrane protein, which gives rise to MAKKKAFIPLLYLASIVFLPWWISLSFTKSLESWVTNWWDTMESEIFLNIIQEKSILKKFIELEELFLLDEMIKEYPETHLEKLRIGIDKETIQLIKIHNGDCIHTILNFSTNIICFVILSGYSILGNEKLVILNSWVQEFLYNLSDTIKAFSILLLTDLCIGFHSPHGWELMIGSLYKDFGFAHNDQIISGLVSTFPVILDTILKYLIFRYLNRVSPSLVVIYHSMND
- the petA gene encoding cytochrome f, whose protein sequence is MQTINTLFSWIKEEITRSISISLMIYIITRTPSSNAYPIFAQQGYENPREATGRIVCANCHLANKPVDIEVPQAVLPDTVFEAVVRIPYDMQLKQVLANGKKGALNVGAVLILPEGFELAPPDRISPEIKEKIGNLSFQNYRPTKKNILVIGPVPGQKYSEVTFPILSPDPATKKDVHFLKYPIYVGGNRGRGQIYPDGSKSNNNVYNATTAGIVSKIIRKEKGGYEITIVDASDGRQVVDIIPPGPELLVSEGESIKLDQPLTSNPNVGGFGQGDAEIVLQDPLRVQGLLFFLTSVILAQIFLVLKKKQFEKVQLSEMNF